Proteins co-encoded in one Halorussus lipolyticus genomic window:
- a CDS encoding V-type ATP synthase subunit I, with protein sequence MLRPERMSKVSVTGSRAVMDDVIETVHELNLVHLSDYDGSWEGFEQGDPIEGADKASEKLVTVRSLESILDIDGEDAGPSRIVTDEALEEELESVRTEVNELDDRRSELENELRNVEERLDSVKPFADLGIDLDLLSGYETLQVAVGEADEDEVRQALKRADDIREFGTFSGDDTVAVFAYPADAADEDALDEVLVGVDFATLDVPDAEGSPEEYVEELQHERQKLESKLESVENELENVKLDTAGFLLAAEEKLTIDVQKSEAPLNFATTENAFVAEGWIPTERYTELTTALGNAVGDRVEIDELERASYEASHTPGHEEPAGQEGQSGEVAADGGTTMDDDQPPVVQDNPGVFKPFELLVQTINRPKYFEFDPTVILFLTFPAFFGFMIGDLGYGLLYMGIGYWLYSSFDNAAFKSLGGIALWAGGFTALFGVLYGEVFGLHLVATHFWEGALGLKSAPMKKGLQPVNADYALSWMVVSILAGLLHMTVGYLFGFVEELSHDPVDAVLESGSWVLLFGGIWTWILSAQASTVKPDFLYTIFAGEPFSFGFSGFSAEVGTLGLAIGVVGLVLYIAGEVKHLGGAGLLIGLLESLSVLSDALSYTRIAAVLLAKAGMAFVVNLLFFGVYVTGEGSHAAWHFGLGHMPEVGTMYHGHEVTSIMFGGLAHSGIAGIVGGLLILVIGHLLVLALGVTSAGLQAVRLEYVEFFGKFYEGGGKEYEPFGHDRSYTTQD encoded by the coding sequence ATGCTCAGACCTGAGCGAATGAGCAAGGTGTCCGTGACTGGCTCGCGCGCCGTCATGGACGACGTCATCGAGACCGTCCACGAACTGAATCTGGTCCACCTCTCGGACTACGACGGTTCGTGGGAGGGCTTCGAGCAGGGCGACCCCATCGAGGGTGCCGACAAGGCGTCCGAGAAACTCGTCACCGTCCGCTCACTCGAAAGCATCCTCGACATCGACGGCGAGGACGCCGGACCGAGCCGAATCGTCACCGACGAGGCCCTCGAAGAAGAACTCGAATCCGTCCGGACCGAGGTCAACGAACTCGACGACCGCCGGAGCGAGTTGGAGAACGAACTCCGGAACGTCGAGGAGCGCCTCGATTCGGTCAAGCCCTTCGCGGACCTCGGTATCGACCTCGACCTGCTGTCGGGGTACGAGACCCTACAGGTCGCGGTCGGCGAGGCCGACGAGGACGAGGTTCGACAGGCCCTCAAACGCGCCGACGACATCCGCGAGTTCGGCACGTTCTCCGGCGACGATACTGTCGCTGTCTTCGCGTACCCCGCGGACGCGGCCGACGAGGACGCGCTGGACGAGGTGCTGGTCGGCGTGGACTTCGCCACGCTCGACGTGCCGGACGCCGAGGGAAGTCCCGAGGAGTACGTCGAGGAACTCCAGCACGAGCGCCAGAAGCTCGAATCCAAGCTCGAAAGCGTCGAGAACGAGCTTGAGAACGTCAAACTCGACACCGCCGGCTTCCTGCTGGCGGCCGAGGAGAAGCTCACCATCGACGTGCAGAAGTCCGAAGCCCCGCTCAACTTTGCGACGACCGAGAACGCCTTCGTCGCCGAGGGTTGGATTCCGACCGAGCGATACACCGAGCTGACGACCGCGCTCGGTAACGCGGTCGGCGACCGAGTGGAAATCGACGAACTCGAACGCGCGTCCTACGAGGCCAGCCACACGCCCGGTCACGAGGAGCCTGCCGGTCAGGAAGGTCAGTCCGGAGAGGTCGCCGCCGACGGCGGCACCACGATGGACGACGACCAGCCGCCGGTCGTGCAGGACAACCCCGGCGTGTTCAAGCCCTTCGAACTACTGGTCCAGACCATCAACCGGCCCAAGTACTTCGAGTTCGACCCGACGGTCATCCTGTTCCTGACTTTCCCGGCGTTCTTCGGGTTCATGATCGGTGACCTCGGCTACGGGCTCCTGTACATGGGTATCGGCTACTGGCTGTACAGTTCCTTCGACAACGCGGCGTTCAAGAGTCTCGGCGGTATCGCGCTGTGGGCGGGCGGATTCACGGCGCTGTTCGGCGTGCTGTACGGCGAAGTGTTCGGCTTGCACCTCGTCGCAACCCACTTCTGGGAAGGTGCGCTCGGACTCAAGAGCGCGCCCATGAAGAAGGGTCTCCAGCCCGTCAACGCCGACTACGCGCTGTCGTGGATGGTCGTCTCGATACTCGCGGGACTCCTCCACATGACGGTCGGCTACCTGTTCGGCTTCGTGGAGGAGCTGAGCCACGACCCCGTCGACGCAGTCCTCGAGAGCGGTTCGTGGGTCCTGCTGTTCGGCGGTATCTGGACGTGGATTCTCAGCGCGCAGGCGAGTACCGTGAAGCCCGACTTCCTGTACACCATCTTCGCCGGCGAGCCGTTCTCGTTCGGATTCAGCGGCTTCTCGGCCGAAGTCGGTACGCTCGGTCTCGCCATCGGCGTCGTGGGACTCGTACTCTACATCGCCGGTGAGGTCAAGCACCTCGGTGGTGCCGGACTCCTCATCGGCCTGCTGGAGAGCCTGAGCGTCCTGTCCGACGCGCTGTCGTACACCCGGATTGCCGCGGTCCTGCTCGCCAAGGCAGGGATGGCCTTCGTGGTCAATCTCCTGTTCTTCGGCGTCTACGTGACGGGCGAGGGTAGCCACGCCGCGTGGCACTTCGGACTCGGCCACATGCCCGAAGTCGGAACGATGTACCACGGACACGAGGTGACGAGCATCATGTTCGGCGGACTCGCCCACTCGGGCATCGCCGGAATCGTCGGCGGTCTGCTCATCCTCGTCATCGGCCACCTGCTCGTGCTGGCGCTCGGTGTGACCAGTGCCGGTCTGCAGGCGGTCCGTCTCGAGTACGTCGAGTTCTTCGGCAAGTTCTACGAGGGCGGCGGCAAGGAGTACGAACCGTTCGGTCACGACCGGTCGTACACCACGCAGGACTGA
- the ahaH gene encoding ATP synthase archaeal subunit H, which yields MPRPEVLERIKEAEQEADDIVAEAEETRDQRISDARKEAEEIRREAEDEASELHDQRLAEAREEIEAEREEVLAEGEDEREELESRARENEDEVTDYVVDLFEEAVHAQT from the coding sequence ATGCCGAGGCCAGAGGTTCTCGAACGAATCAAGGAGGCCGAGCAAGAGGCCGACGATATTGTCGCCGAGGCCGAGGAGACGCGCGACCAGCGCATCTCCGACGCTCGGAAAGAGGCGGAAGAAATCCGCCGCGAAGCCGAGGACGAGGCGTCCGAACTGCACGACCAACGCCTCGCCGAGGCCCGCGAGGAAATCGAGGCCGAGCGCGAAGAGGTCCTCGCCGAGGGCGAGGACGAGCGTGAGGAACTCGAATCGCGGGCGCGAGAGAACGAAGACGAGGTTACCGACTACGTGGTAGACCTGTTCGAGGAGGCGGTGCATGCTCAGACCTGA
- a CDS encoding methyltransferase domain-containing protein: MGILEDKSRARLFYKYLSKVYDTINPFIWNEEMRDQALSMLDIEEGDRVLDVGCGTGFATEGLLEHTQNVHGLDQSVHQLEKAWDKLGKHDPVSFYRGDAERLPFEDDSFDVVWSSGSIEYWPNPVAALRDMRRVVKPGGQVLVVGPNNPKTPVMRSVADAIMLFYDAEEADRMFREAGYTDIHHYETGPSYNPDVALVTIARDPEDE; this comes from the coding sequence ATGGGTATCCTCGAAGACAAGAGCCGCGCTCGGCTCTTTTACAAGTATCTCTCGAAGGTGTACGACACCATCAACCCGTTCATCTGGAACGAGGAGATGCGCGACCAAGCCCTCTCGATGCTCGACATCGAGGAGGGCGACCGAGTGCTGGACGTTGGGTGTGGCACCGGGTTCGCCACCGAGGGTCTCCTCGAACACACCCAGAACGTCCACGGACTGGACCAGAGCGTCCACCAACTGGAGAAGGCGTGGGACAAGCTCGGCAAGCACGACCCCGTGAGCTTCTACCGGGGCGACGCCGAGCGTCTGCCCTTCGAGGACGACAGTTTCGACGTGGTGTGGTCGTCAGGGTCCATCGAGTACTGGCCCAACCCGGTGGCCGCACTCCGGGACATGCGCAGAGTGGTCAAACCCGGCGGGCAGGTGTTGGTGGTCGGCCCGAACAACCCCAAGACGCCGGTGATGCGGAGCGTGGCCGACGCCATCATGCTGTTCTACGACGCCGAGGAGGCCGACCGGATGTTCCGCGAGGCCGGATACACGGACATCCACCACTACGAGACGGGACCGAGCTACAACCCCGACGTGGCGCTCGTGACCATCGCGCGAGACCCCGAAGACGAGTAG
- a CDS encoding type IV pilin N-terminal domain-containing protein: MSTRATSPVLGIVLLLAITAALAGTVGTVALGTPVPSDSPRAAIDVRIDADANRLTFVHRGGDTLDTSALSVRVRIDGTLLDAQPPVPFFSASGFSPGPTGPFNTADDGHWTAGETASFEIARTNDPLISAGSTVSVTVSVDGAVVTEVEQTA; the protein is encoded by the coding sequence GTGTCCACTCGCGCTACCTCTCCTGTCCTCGGTATCGTCCTCCTGCTCGCCATCACCGCGGCGCTCGCGGGGACCGTCGGCACCGTCGCGCTGGGAACGCCGGTCCCGTCGGACTCGCCGCGCGCCGCCATCGACGTGCGAATCGACGCCGATGCGAACCGACTGACGTTCGTCCACCGCGGGGGTGATACCCTCGACACGAGCGCGCTCTCGGTCCGGGTGCGCATCGACGGGACGCTCCTTGACGCCCAGCCACCGGTTCCGTTCTTTTCGGCCTCGGGGTTCAGTCCCGGCCCGACCGGGCCGTTCAACACCGCCGACGACGGCCACTGGACCGCGGGCGAGACGGCGAGTTTCGAGATTGCGAGGACGAACGACCCACTGATTTCGGCCGGTTCGACGGTTTCCGTGACGGTTTCGGTCGATGGAGCGGTGGTCACGGAGGTGGAGCAGACGGCCTGA
- a CDS encoding DUF7096 domain-containing protein: MRLTPVMLALLLALSPGAVAMQASAPSAPVPAQTPDTVGTESDGNATDRNTTDVMTLGTDSDRTAFHSPSLALGSSLAMGHDGLRTQLSVNALNAQLEASNTAEKKKQTLNRYRYHIENRIISLKATERQATQAFSNGTISESEYLRTLGRIDAEADQIRKIIETMRVRADDISRFNLGTEADTLRGKLTTIEGPVRDRISAAVRGETAPRKVYVSTADTGIVLSTIDGDTYIRELVRKDNRDPSAPPNLSPIQAQNAVLDRYSWASEHLRGTNTFRYGSTSILSVSVTHQQGELVAYVDGGTEKVFKEVQYKQLTGNHALPPGPADVNSSENVTLAVNRTYPGGPLRVKLTNATGAPLQGRITVAGDSVGRTDPNGVLWTLGPSEEFRVSAIHEDTTVNVTTTPVEAS; this comes from the coding sequence ATGCGACTCACCCCCGTTATGCTGGCATTACTGCTCGCCCTCTCTCCCGGAGCAGTTGCGATGCAGGCGTCGGCCCCGTCTGCGCCAGTGCCCGCCCAAACCCCCGATACCGTCGGGACCGAATCCGACGGCAACGCGACCGACAGGAACACGACCGACGTGATGACGCTCGGGACCGACTCGGACCGGACGGCCTTCCACTCGCCGTCGCTCGCGCTCGGCAGTTCGCTTGCGATGGGCCACGACGGCCTCCGGACCCAACTCAGCGTCAACGCCCTCAACGCCCAGTTGGAGGCCAGCAACACCGCCGAGAAGAAGAAACAGACGCTGAACCGGTACCGCTACCACATCGAGAACCGCATCATCTCGCTGAAGGCAACCGAGCGACAGGCCACGCAGGCGTTCTCGAACGGCACCATCTCCGAGAGTGAGTACCTCCGGACGCTCGGCCGTATCGACGCCGAGGCCGACCAGATTCGGAAAATCATCGAGACGATGCGCGTCCGGGCAGACGACATCTCCCGCTTCAATCTCGGAACCGAGGCCGACACGCTACGGGGGAAACTCACCACCATCGAGGGTCCGGTCAGGGACCGAATCAGCGCGGCGGTACGCGGCGAAACCGCCCCGCGGAAGGTCTACGTCTCGACTGCGGACACGGGCATCGTCCTCTCGACTATCGACGGTGACACCTACATCCGAGAACTCGTCCGCAAGGACAACCGCGACCCCAGCGCCCCACCGAATCTCTCGCCAATTCAGGCCCAGAACGCGGTTCTGGACCGTTACTCGTGGGCCAGCGAACACCTGCGTGGGACGAACACCTTCCGCTACGGTTCGACCAGCATCCTCTCGGTGTCGGTGACTCACCAGCAGGGCGAACTCGTCGCCTACGTCGATGGCGGCACCGAGAAGGTCTTCAAAGAGGTCCAGTACAAGCAACTCACCGGGAACCATGCGCTCCCGCCGGGTCCCGCTGACGTCAACTCGTCGGAGAACGTCACGCTCGCGGTCAACCGCACCTATCCCGGCGGTCCGCTCCGGGTGAAACTCACCAACGCCACGGGCGCACCCCTGCAGGGCCGGATTACGGTCGCTGGCGATTCGGTCGGCCGGACCGACCCGAACGGCGTCCTCTGGACGCTCGGCCCGTCCGAGGAGTTCCGCGTGAGCGCCATCCACGAGGACACGACGGTCAACGTGACCACGACGCCGGTCGAGGCGTCGTAG
- a CDS encoding helix-turn-helix transcriptional regulator, which yields MRSSAALLVVLLVVSSVAGVAAGLSPEDQTRAPHAVSDSSADTGPVPATAATAVNGTVSNATVRDGTDMYVSIGEHGNARWNVTARFVLRDANETEAFRKLARQYRNGNADVGFTRKTFQRAVERARSDSERSMALRNVSRTARLGENGTVGRLSLSFTWRNFTRIEDDRILLDDAFWTGSNTWLPALTDDQTLTIVGPSSHYVTRSNVPHNGTRISYHGPRKFERGDFSVTFSPKNTGPTNQSDFPDLSSLPGLLLVLLVFGLGASGVYAWSQRRGADPAGTGAVEESDDPRGPSATASVTAGQESDAEDDGDEDDDDEADVELLSDEERVLRLLRENDGRMKQGQIVTETNWSNAKVSQLLSKMDENDDVDKLRIGRENLITLPDEDVADVN from the coding sequence ATGCGGTCATCTGCCGCCCTCCTCGTCGTCCTCCTCGTCGTTAGCTCCGTGGCCGGAGTCGCGGCGGGCCTCTCGCCGGAGGACCAGACGCGCGCCCCCCACGCCGTCTCGGACTCCTCGGCGGACACAGGCCCAGTCCCGGCGACGGCCGCAACCGCGGTAAACGGTACGGTATCGAATGCCACGGTCCGCGACGGTACCGACATGTACGTCTCCATCGGCGAGCACGGAAACGCTCGCTGGAACGTCACCGCCAGATTCGTCCTGCGCGACGCGAACGAAACCGAGGCCTTCCGGAAACTCGCCCGACAGTACCGAAACGGCAACGCCGACGTCGGGTTCACCCGGAAGACCTTCCAGCGGGCAGTCGAGCGCGCTCGGTCCGACAGCGAGCGTTCGATGGCGCTCCGAAACGTCTCTCGGACCGCCCGACTCGGTGAGAACGGAACTGTCGGACGCCTCTCGCTTTCGTTCACGTGGCGAAACTTCACGCGCATCGAGGACGACCGAATTCTGCTGGACGACGCGTTCTGGACGGGGTCGAACACGTGGCTTCCCGCGCTGACCGACGACCAGACGCTGACCATCGTGGGGCCGTCGTCCCACTACGTCACTCGGTCGAACGTCCCCCACAACGGAACCCGAATCAGCTACCACGGTCCGCGGAAGTTCGAGCGCGGCGACTTCTCTGTCACCTTCTCGCCGAAGAACACCGGTCCGACGAACCAGTCCGATTTCCCGGACCTGTCGAGTCTGCCCGGACTCCTCCTCGTGTTGCTGGTCTTCGGTCTGGGGGCCTCGGGCGTCTATGCGTGGTCCCAGCGACGCGGCGCGGACCCCGCTGGCACCGGCGCAGTCGAGGAGTCCGACGACCCCCGAGGACCCTCGGCAACCGCGTCCGTCACGGCGGGGCAGGAAAGCGACGCCGAGGACGACGGCGACGAGGACGATGACGACGAGGCCGACGTGGAACTGCTGAGCGACGAGGAGCGCGTCCTGCGCCTCCTCCGGGAGAACGACGGTCGGATGAAGCAGGGCCAAATCGTCACGGAGACCAACTGGTCGAACGCCAAGGTCTCTCAACTCCTGTCGAAGATGGACGAGAACGACGACGTGGACAAACTCCGAATCGGGCGCGAGAACCTCATCACGCTCCCCGACGAGGACGTTGCGGACGTGAACTGA